The Sulfolobus sp. A20 genomic interval CTGCTCCCGAAAGAGTTGTTGGTATTGCTATATAAAATGCGTCAGTAACCAATTTAATCCCATCTATAATACTACCCCCTCCAAGGCCTATTACTGTTTCATAACCTTTTAATTTCTCATATAGAGAGTTCAAGTCAGATTCTGGAACGTGTTGTCTAGGTCCCTCGATAACATTTGCACTCACTAATTTAAGAACTTCCGATAAAATTTTACTTTTCAATAAACTTCTCGTTGTCACCAGTGCTACTTTCTTCTCTTTTATGTTAATAAGCCATTCTAAGGCATCATATCCATAAATTACTTGTGCCGTTGGATAATTTAATTTATACATTAAGTATTGTAATGCGCTTTACTAAATAAAGTTTATATCTTACGTAACCTAAGATCCATAGAAGATCTTAGAGGATCATACTCCTTGCAAAAAGTTCTTTTAACTTTTCTCTTTCCAGCTCGAGCTTATTCCTTAGTTCTAAAAATTCTTCTAAATGTTCTTTTAAGACCTTTCCTTTTTCCGTAAGCTTGTACAACTTTTTGTTCCCTTCCCCTTCGACTATTAATACATTCACCTTAATTAATTCATTGACATATTTCTGTGCGACCGCGTAATTTATACCTGCCTCATATATCACTTTAGTTATGTTGCAAGACTCTTCACAACTCTTCAATATATCCAATATTATCTCAATAGATGATCTCTTCCTTATTTTATAATTCATACAGTATAAGAATGCAATCGAAATTAAAAGTATTTTGTTGAAAATTTATATATAATTGAATTTTATATCAGTAGTTCGAGATTCAGAAGACACATATAAACGCATTTCGAATTCAAAAGGTATAATAGAAATATGTTAGTACAAAATATTACCACCAATTAGCTGAAAAGTAATAATGATTCAGCGCGAGATTTTTAAATTATAAACCTAATACTCGATCTAATAATCGTACGAGTTTTATTATTACGTGGGTGAGCTGCTAAACCGTTATGTGACATAAAATTAATATTATACAAAATTCTTCTCATGCTGTAAGGTAACTATACATTACGTGATAATTTTTACGAAAGGGCTCATTTGCTGAACCTTTTAAAAAATTTAGGACTACAATTTATGACTGTCAGTACATAAAACGAATTTATAATATGTTCAATATTTGATAGAAAGTTCCTATTAAGTTTACATGATTTCCGTCATCAATCTTATTATTATGTCAAATGATTTCCAGGTTTAACATAAGAATGTTTAAGGTAGTAATAAAGCTTAAATTTCTATTGCGTTAAATAGTACACATGGAGAAAAAAGAGGAAAAAACTTTAAGAAAGGAATTATCCTTGTTAAATCTCGTAATTATAGGAATTGCAGGAGCTGTAGGAACTGGAATACTTTTCAGTTCAGCTGCTATGGCTTCGTTAGCTGGTCCTGCAATGGTTCTATCATGGTTGCTAGGTGGTATTTTTTATCTCACGATTGGGTTAACTTATGTTCAACTTGCATTAAATTACCCAGAAGCAGGAGGCCCTTCCAGATACGCCTTATACTCTCATGGCAGAGTTACCAATATGTTAAATGCGTTCTCAGATCTTATTTGGTATCTGTTCATTCCCCCTATAGAGGCCTTAGCAGTAGTAGAAGCAATAAATTTCTTCACATCCCCTCATGGCATAGTTCTTATCAACTCCTCTGGCTATCCTACTAGCTTAGGTGCATTGCTTGGCGTCCTAGTAATGCTTTTATTTATACCTTTCAATTACTATTCAGTTAAGTTCTTTGGGACTTCCACTACCGTATTTGGAATAATAAAACTTTTATTATATCTAGCAGTAGCGTTAGGATTCTTAATATTTCTATTTAATTCTATGAATTTTGTAAAATACGGTGGATTTGTCCCATTTGGATTCGCAGGTATATTCTCTGCTATTCCCTTAGCAATGTTCGCATTTGGTGGAATTAGAGTAATTCCGGATTATGCTGAAGAAACTAAGGACCATAAAGTATTAGGGAAGGCTATTGTTTACACTGTCTTGGGACAAACACTTATTTATATAATCTTTGCAATTGCTTTTATAGGTTCGCTAAATTGGACAGGATTAGGGATAAAACCGGGGGATTGGACTGATATTCAAAACGTGCCAGGTAATCCGTTTATTGACATTGCGGGAGCTAGCAACCTTTACTCTCTACTGATCTTAACAAGTGTAATTGGTATTGTTGGACCATTTGTAGTAGGGTATATCTATCAAGGAGGTGGAATGAGAGTGTTATTTGCGATGGCGCGGTCTAAGTATGTCACAGATAAAATGAAAGAGTTAAATAAGTATTCAGTACCATTGTGGGCGTTAATAGTGTTTAGCGTAGTCGGAGCTATAGTTGCTTACATTTCAGCTCCATTACCTACAATTTACGGTTTAATTAGCGATGCTGTTGTTGCGGGATACATAGGGTTCTCTGTAAATCCAGTAGCGATGCATAGTTTAATCTCTAGAGGTAAAATTAAGCCCATCTTTCCATTATATCAAGTAATTTCATTTCTAGCCTTTATCTTCGCAGGGCTAATAGTTTACTGGAGTGGTTGGCCATCAGTTCCATATGCAGTTTTATTGTTGACAATAGTTTCAGTAATATTCTCAATAGTATATAGAGTTAAAGAGGATTTTATTAATAGCATTTGGTATATTGTATACATAGGATTTCTTACCTTACTAACGTATATTGGAAGTGTTGGTGCTTTATCATTGCTGAACTTTTATTATGCCTCACTAGTTTGTGTCATAGGCTCAGCTCTATTTTATGGTTGGGGAGTAATATCTTCTAAAAAATAATAATTAAATATTAAAAATTTTATTTTTTATAATATATAATTATTATAGTTTATTCCTATATCTATAGGAGAGGCGAATTAAATTAATGAGAACACGGGTAGTTAGTTTAACTTGGAATATACAAGTCATATTTCTATACCAAAACTTTTAATACCGATATTAACCATAATTAATAGGGAATAATAATGGTTTTCAAAAATATAATTTTAGCTTATGATGGATCTGATAATGCAAAAAGGGCATTGGATATAGCCATAGATCTTGCAAAAAAATATGAGTCAAAGTTAATTATTATTGAAGTTATTGATACTGCTATACTTTCTGGGATGGGATTAGCTCCCGTTCCTAATGAAGTTATACAACAGATATATGATAAGGCAAGTAGTGACGTTAAAGATGCTAAGGATAAGGCGTTAAAAAGCGGAGTTAAAGACGTAGAAACTGTCACTGTAGAGGGAGATCCCGCGAGTACTATATTAGATATAGCTGGAAAAAGTGGGGCTGACTTAATAGTGACAGGTAGTAGAGGTCTCTCTACTATAAAAAGGTTATTTCTGGGAAGTGTATCTTCAAGGATAGTTCATGAAGCTAAGATTCCTGTTTTAGTAGTTAAATAGAAATTTTTAATATCATTATAGATTACTAAAATTCTGCCCGTTTTATACACTAACATTTTAGGGTTAAGTTAATATTTGGACTAAACTTATTATAGCGTATGGAGAAAGCGATAGAACCCTGGGGAGTTAATGTACCTTATATTATCTTGGGATTATTATATTGGTTATTAGGTGGTATCTTCTTATATACTAATTTACAATTTCACCCATACTTTATGATGATAGGAAGTTATTCTATATTCTTTGGCATGATCTCAAGATTATTCTTTCCCGCCAGAAAGTACCTCCCGCTACATTTAACATCTCTGATACTTCTAGCTATACCGTTTTATCCGTTTCAAGCCCTAGCATCAGCGTCATTATTAGCTACAGAAATATGGGGGATAAAGGATATAAGATCATATGGTGGTAGATTTCCGATAAATACCTTAGTTCTCTCGTCCCCTATAATTTCGTTAATAGTTTGGAGTATATTTCCCTATAACTACACTCTTTTGATTGTAGGACTGATGTTGTATTTATTGGGAATTAATATTGGAGTATTCACTGCTACATTAAACGCTAAGCCTAAATTTGGAATTACTCAATTACCCATTTTCATGCTTATTTTCATGCTCATCTTTATACAAAAGCTTCTCTTTATCGTTATTTTAGGCTATATAATATGGCTCTTCATTGGCAGTAAGGGTGTTAAAATTAATGCTTCTGCATTGTCTGTCATAATAGTCGCGTTAGCTGTGTCGCTTTCCTATTATTTTTTAGGTGAGTTTACTCATGCTTTTGCATTTGGTATTATGTTACCATTTTTCTTCAGCTGTATAACCTACTCTACTTCAAGGTATAATTACAGTAAAGTTTACCCAATACCTTACCTTTCTGCCTTAGCATATTTCTTTAGATTTATATACTTTACTATCTCTCCGATATTTACTATTATATCTATATTATATTTTATATACTTATTTAAAGATAATATTAGTATAGAAACCATTAAATTAGGCATGTCATCTAAGTATTTACACTAGCTCTCTATTAAGAATTGTAAAATTAATTCAAGGATATATCGTCAGATTGGCTTTATAGTGTGCGTGAATAGTTTAAGAAACGCCTAAACTAGTAAACGTAGTTAATGTGATTTTATAATTTGGATTTATCTATAAGCTTTAAATACTTATAAGAGAACATAATACCACTTATGAAGGTTAAGGAAGTAGTTATAGAAAGAGTACCAATATTGATTGAAGATTCCTATACAATAAAGGATGCTTTAGATATGATGAGAAAGGGTAACACCAACTTTCTGTTAGTTACCAATAAACAAGGAGAAATAGTTGGAATAGTTACGCAAAAGTTAATAATTAGGGGGCTTAGCAGTAACGTCTCCTTAAGTGATAATATATCTAAGGTGATGTCAAGAACCATAATAACAGTTAATGGAGATGAAGAGTTATTAGATATCTTTGTTATGATGGTAAAAAATAATGTAAATTATGTACTTGTAGTAAATAATAGCGGTAGACCAATAAGTGTATTATCACTTAGAGAAGTACTATATAGTATTCAGAAGGAGTGTGATCGAGAATAAATTCATAAATATTAGGAAATGATTCTATATTGCAAAGTGAGGAAAGTCTAGCCCAAAATTTAGGGAAGAAGTCAGCATTCTAGAGGTAAGGGATGAAAGCGTGTTGTAAAATCTCGTTGTATGATATAAAGCTAATCACTTAAATATTTTATATGGAATAAAGAGTTTGAAATGGTTAGATATGCAATAATAACCGGGGCGGGTAGTGGAATAGGTTTTGCGACTTCCGTAAAATTAGCCTCACTAGGTTATGGAGTAATAATGGGAGATATTTCAGAAAATATTCAAGAAAGAGCTAACAAAATTAGAGAGATTACAAGGAACGAGAAAGTTATTGGACTTAGGGTCGATGTTACCGATTGGAATTCGTGCAGAGAATTTTATAACAAAGCATTATTAGAGCTAAACATCGATCACGTAGATATATTAGTAAATAATGCTGGAATAATAAGGGACTCATTATTCACAAAAATGACTCCCGAACAATGGGATCAAGTAATTAAAGTGCATTTGTATGGGACTTTTAATATGACGAAACAAGTAGTTGAAGGGATGATAAAATACCAGTGGGGTAGGATAATTAACATGTCATCAGCTAGTTGGAGGGGAAACATCGGGCAAGCTAATTACTCAGCAGCTAAAGCTGGAATCATAGGATTCACTTTAACACTATCTAGAGAATTAGGCAAATATAATATAACTACAAATGCCATAGTACCAGGGTTCATAGATACTCCAATGACAGCATCTGTGCCGGAAAAGGTTAGAAAGATAATAATTGATAGGATTCCGATGAGCAGAATAGGTA includes:
- a CDS encoding DUF4364 family protein, whose protein sequence is MNYKIRKRSSIEIILDILKSCEESCNITKVIYEAGINYAVAQKYVNELIKVNVLIVEGEGNKKLYKLTEKGKVLKEHLEEFLELRNKLELEREKLKELFARSMIL
- a CDS encoding APC family permease; the protein is MEKKEEKTLRKELSLLNLVIIGIAGAVGTGILFSSAAMASLAGPAMVLSWLLGGIFYLTIGLTYVQLALNYPEAGGPSRYALYSHGRVTNMLNAFSDLIWYLFIPPIEALAVVEAINFFTSPHGIVLINSSGYPTSLGALLGVLVMLLFIPFNYYSVKFFGTSTTVFGIIKLLLYLAVALGFLIFLFNSMNFVKYGGFVPFGFAGIFSAIPLAMFAFGGIRVIPDYAEETKDHKVLGKAIVYTVLGQTLIYIIFAIAFIGSLNWTGLGIKPGDWTDIQNVPGNPFIDIAGASNLYSLLILTSVIGIVGPFVVGYIYQGGGMRVLFAMARSKYVTDKMKELNKYSVPLWALIVFSVVGAIVAYISAPLPTIYGLISDAVVAGYIGFSVNPVAMHSLISRGKIKPIFPLYQVISFLAFIFAGLIVYWSGWPSVPYAVLLLTIVSVIFSIVYRVKEDFINSIWYIVYIGFLTLLTYIGSVGALSLLNFYYASLVCVIGSALFYGWGVISSKK
- a CDS encoding universal stress protein, encoding MVFKNIILAYDGSDNAKRALDIAIDLAKKYESKLIIIEVIDTAILSGMGLAPVPNEVIQQIYDKASSDVKDAKDKALKSGVKDVETVTVEGDPASTILDIAGKSGADLIVTGSRGLSTIKRLFLGSVSSRIVHEAKIPVLVVK
- a CDS encoding CBS domain-containing protein, with translation MKVKEVVIERVPILIEDSYTIKDALDMMRKGNTNFLLVTNKQGEIVGIVTQKLIIRGLSSNVSLSDNISKVMSRTIITVNGDEELLDIFVMMVKNNVNYVLVVNNSGRPISVLSLREVLYSIQKECDRE
- the fabG gene encoding 3-oxoacyl-ACP reductase FabG produces the protein MVRYAIITGAGSGIGFATSVKLASLGYGVIMGDISENIQERANKIREITRNEKVIGLRVDVTDWNSCREFYNKALLELNIDHVDILVNNAGIIRDSLFTKMTPEQWDQVIKVHLYGTFNMTKQVVEGMIKYQWGRIINMSSASWRGNIGQANYSAAKAGIIGFTLTLSRELGKYNITTNAIVPGFIDTPMTASVPEKVRKIIIDRIPMSRIGKPEEVANVIAFLSSDEASYINGAIIEVTGGLTL